One window of Halopelagius longus genomic DNA carries:
- a CDS encoding GNAT family N-acetyltransferase has translation MSEESDSDATRIRPVRPGDAEAIRDIYAPFVRETPATFTLEPPSAAELREKIRKTREADEYPWYVFESDGSVVGYAYASAVRDRPAYQWSVETSIYVDPENHRGGVGRRLYDRLFDALRRQGYVSAFAVLGLPNPESEAFHEAYGFEHLADFPAAGYKLGAWRDVGWYRLELRDPPADPDPPRPLSEVESVSDEF, from the coding sequence ATGAGCGAGGAGTCGGATTCGGACGCGACGCGCATCCGACCCGTCCGACCCGGCGACGCCGAGGCGATTCGGGACATCTACGCGCCGTTCGTCCGGGAGACGCCCGCGACGTTCACCCTCGAACCGCCGTCCGCCGCGGAGTTGCGCGAGAAGATCCGGAAGACTCGCGAGGCCGACGAGTACCCGTGGTACGTATTCGAGTCCGACGGGTCGGTCGTCGGGTACGCGTACGCGAGTGCGGTGCGGGACAGGCCGGCCTACCAGTGGAGCGTCGAGACGTCCATCTACGTGGACCCCGAGAACCACCGCGGCGGCGTCGGGCGGCGACTGTACGACCGCCTGTTCGACGCCCTGCGGCGGCAGGGGTACGTCTCTGCGTTCGCGGTTCTGGGCCTGCCGAACCCCGAGAGCGAGGCGTTCCACGAGGCGTACGGCTTCGAACACCTCGCGGACTTCCCCGCGGCGGGCTACAAACTGGGCGCGTGGCGCGACGTGGGGTGGTACCGACTCGAACTGCGCGACCCGCCGGCGGACCCCGACCCGCCGCGTCCCCTCTCGGAAGTCGAGTCGGTGTCCGACGAGTTCTGA
- a CDS encoding DUF7559 family protein — translation MPATLEVKCTNGDCEMDMFELHYTYDMPDDVGVEDFVCPYCQESRPLEEIQL, via the coding sequence ATGCCTGCGACCCTCGAAGTGAAGTGCACGAACGGGGACTGCGAGATGGATATGTTCGAACTTCACTACACGTACGACATGCCTGACGACGTGGGCGTCGAGGACTTCGTCTGTCCGTACTGTCAGGAGAGTCGACCGTTAGAAGAGATCCAACTATGA